Proteins encoded by one window of Salvia splendens isolate huo1 chromosome 14, SspV2, whole genome shotgun sequence:
- the LOC121765643 gene encoding uncharacterized protein LOC121765643, which translates to MERKQGIFKSFKDDVVGGLSPARYRRARSQSPLPSPLRRSRGSSVGPADTHTKGSGLSWPGFEALSPFKGGPLPKSERRGSRHSPAPSVSTVGPDYFRSDQRLLLGVIGAPLGPSPSLAIKDNSIESSTAKYILHQYIAASGGQKMESTVENAYASGSVKMMTSCIETDTKVLKSTNSAKEAESGSFELWQMNPDMWYVELALGDSKVQAGCNGRLVWRQTPWLLGTHAVKGPGRPLRRALQGLDPRTTARMFGRARYTGEKNINDEACFTLEICADSQTLEATSDKQTKATEHTLVGWFSQRTGLLVGLKDSHMKLIRTEEGGSVYWKTTIESLLEDYTPVEGIMIAHSGRSEVTLARGAGESCTTTRIEETWTVREVAFNVPGLSMDSFTPPAELEACDRPREDRLKRVNRRLEGRGGAALW; encoded by the exons ATGGAGCGAAAGCAGGGGATTTTCAAATCTTTCAAGGACGACGTCGTAGGCGGGCTCTCCCCGGCCCGTTACAGGAGGGCCCGTAGCCAGTCGCCTTTGCCTTCACCTCTCCGTCGCAGCAGAGGCAGCAGCGTGGGCCCGGCAGATACACACACGAAGGGATCAGGCCTTTCATGGCCCGGTTTCGAGGCCCTCTCTCCTTTTAAGGGAGGTCCGTTGCCGAAGAGCGAGAGGCGGGGCAGTCGCCACTCCCCCGCCCCTTCCGTGTCGACGGTCGGGCCGGACTACTTCCGATCCGATCAACGGCTGCTCCTCGGCGTCATTGGTGCACCGCTCGGGCCTTCGCCATCACTCGCCATCAAAGATAACTCCATT GAATCTTCAACTGCGAAGTACATACTACATCAATATATAGCGGCATCAGGCGGCCAAAAGATGGAGAGCACGGTCGAAAATGCGTATGCTTCGGGTAGCGTGAAGATGATGACGTCCTGTATAGAGACAGACACGAAGGTGCTGAAGAGCACGAACTCGGCCAAGGAGGCCGAGTCTGGTAGCTTCGAGTTGTGGCAGATGAATCCCGACATGTGGTATGTGGAGCTAGCCCTTGGAGACAGCAAGGTCCAAGCTGGCTGCAATGGGAGGCTCGTGTGGCGCCAAACCCCCTGGCTCCTTGGCACCCACGCAGTCAAAGGGCCAGGTAGACCCCTCCGCCGCGCCCTCCag GGGCTTGATCCGAGAACAACGGCTCGTATGTTTGGCAGGGCGAGGTACACGGGTGAGAAGAATATCAACGACGAGGCTTGTTTCACCCTGGAGATCTGCGCAGACTCCCAGACTCTCGAGGCCACGAGCGACAAGCAGACGAAGGCCACCGAGCACACCTTGGTCGGGTGGTTCAGCCAGAGGACGGGGCTCCTCGTGGGGCTAAAGGACTCGCACATGAAGCTGATACGGACCGAGGAAGGCGGGTCCGTGTACTGGAAGACGACCATTGAGTCGCTCCTTGAGGACTACACGCCGGTTGAGGGGATCATGATCGCCCACTCGGGGAGGTCCGAGGTGACCCTGGCCAGGGGTGCGGGCGAGAGCTGCACGACGACGAGGATTGAGGAGACGTGGACGGTCCGGGAGGTGGCGTTCAACGTGCCCGGGCTGTCCATGGACAGCTTTACCCCTCCTGCTGAGCTCGAGGCGTGCGACCGCCCTCGGGAAGATAGGCTGAAGAGGGTCAACCGTCGGCTAGAGGGCCGAGGTGGGGCGGCGTTGTGGTGA